A window of Diorhabda carinulata isolate Delta chromosome 7, icDioCari1.1, whole genome shotgun sequence contains these coding sequences:
- the LOC130896499 gene encoding probable RNA helicase armi isoform X2 codes for MGNYISVLFGYNQYEQELSLENACEILHHVDTNKIEKELSLNIPKNFVSSKVGTITDIEDDQFIIDDTYKFTKTKTNFFIGTKVKFNLFSSDNVFHVSNVETIDEWDLIEAESDSVWTNRIIVCQVLVREGRKLNLTNNITLNLDTTPLEFSPIPGDWLELDVKCIVNEKVLDLSGNIIEINKVSPLRFLIEIGKITCWRGSQGTGTVNNRIYFDKSSLCSGYEPIVGDKVAVKVIESEQQGCHWRATKILPERLTNNHELYEPFKYIPNCKDSYPGLRVSDVDICFEKLWERKIFEINILNSTNNTLMLISVDFIDKTGQCRILNGKKNIEILPESQYNIICECNAKNVGDVKEYYTLDFGNFTLIKYCNITVSIDHSNKKILYEYNVLKPHEESQNEIIKGAVKYINRFKVSIPAYSIPKKLLNTPLNEITECKPCLVRELSYVRYADKFHTLLYLEEIFNLMQIRRYDMNRANFMKNCEYLMLEIDNLSERRPSLIIGDKIIANDTISRNNMDYEGYIHKIGSKHIYLKFNQMFHDSYKGEDYSIKVVPSRSAYRKWHHAVDLAVHNLGKEILFPNKIVEKEKQVDFFYSKSECKREKPVLEWYNKDLNTYQKNAVVNILWGKARPLPYIIYGPPGTGKTVTVIETILQILRLIPSSRILVAAPSNSAADYLALKLIDSGVLKPGDLVRVISYNYAINNNIPFKLIPYCATSSLAKEDTTLNSYESNGIRFECDQASLGRHRVTVCTCSACGQFFHMKFPRGHFSHIVIDEAAQTSEPDIMIPMSFLDKSNGQVILAVNKQFNSCVNCSTGAPSRLQLPITKIPIGSTFFYIWSNSNTHLPISDWHFRKRRSRK; via the exons atGGGTAACTATATCTCAGTATTATTCGGTTATAATCAATACGAACAAGAATTGAGTTTGGAAAATGCTTGTGAAATTTTACATCATgtagatacaaataaaatagaaaaagaattatctctcaatattccaaaaaactttGTTTCTAGTAAAGTAGGAACAATTACCGATATAGAGGATGATCAATTTATAATAGATGATACTTACAAATTCACAAAAACAAAGACGAACTTTTTTATAGGAACAAAAGTGAAATTTAACTTGTTTTCTTCGGATAACGTGTTTCATGTTTCCAATGTAGAAACAATTGATGAATGGGATCTAATAGAAGCTGAATCGGATTCGGTATGGACTAATAGAATCATTGTTTGTCAAGTTTTAGTACGTGAAGGTAGGAAATTAAATCTTACGAACAATATTACTCTAAATTTAGATACCACACCATTAGAATTCTCACCAATACCAGGCGATTGGTTAGAATTGGACGTAAAATGTATAGTAAATGAAAAAGTTCTTGATTTATCCggaaatataatagaaataaataaagtatCTCCGCttcgatttttaattgaaattggaaaaataacgTGTTGGAGGGGATCTCAAGGAACAGGAACTGTTAATAATAGGatatatttcgataaatcaTCCCTTTGTTCGGGTTATGAACCTATTGTAGGGGATAAAGTAGCCGTTAAAGTTATAGAAAGTGAACAACAAGGATGCCATTGGAGAGCAACTAAAATTTTACCGGAACGTTTAACTAATAATCATGAATTGTATGAACCGTTTAAGTATATACCTAATTGTAAAGATTCTTATCCAGGTTTAAGAGTATCGGATGTTGatatatgttttgaaaaattgtgggaaagaaaaatttttgaaattaacattttgaATAGTACTAATAATACTTTAATGTTAATTTCCgttgattttattgataaaacagGACAGTGTAGAATCTTAAACGGtaagaaaaatatcgaaatattacCTGAGAGTcagtataatataatttgtgaATGCAATGCTAAAAATGTAGGAGACGTTAAAGAATACTACACACTAGATTTTGGTAATTTTACgctaattaaatattgtaacaTAACAGTATCAATAGATCACAGTAATAAAAAGATTCTATACGAATATAACGTGTTAAAACCACATGAAGAATcgcaaaatgaaataataaaagggGCTGTGAAATATATCAATCGTTTCAAAGTTTCTATCCCTGCTTATTCGAtacctaaaaaattattaaatactcCTTTAAACGAGATAACCGAATGCAAACCTTGCCTAGTTCGAGAACTTTCATATGTAAGATACGCAGATAAGTTCCATACTCTAttatatttagaagaaattttcaatttaatgcaAATAAGAAGATACGATATGAATAGGgcgaattttatgaaaaactgcGAATATTTAATGttagaaattgataatttatcagAACGACGACCATCTCTTATTATAGGAGATAAAATAATAGCGAACGATAcaattagtagaaataatatGGATTACGAAggttatatacataaaataggaagcaaacatatttatttaaaattcaatcaaatgtttCACGATAGTTACAAAGGAGAAGATTATTCTATTAAGGTGGTACCATCGAGAAGTGCTTACCGTAAATGGCATCACGCAGTCGATTTAGCCGTACATAATCTCGGAAAGGAAATACTATTTCCTAATAAAATAgtcgaaaaagaaaaacaagtcgattttttttatagtaaatccGAATGTAAACGAGAAAAACCCGTATTAGAATGGTACAATAAAGATTTAAATACGTATCAGAAAAATGctgttgttaatattttatgGGGCAAAGCTAGACCTCTACCTTATATTATATACGGCCCTCCGGGTACTGGGAAAACAGTCACAGTAATAGAaactattttacaaattttgaggttaattcCGTCATCTAGGATACTCGTTGCCGCGCCGTCTAATAGCGCCGCCGATTATTTAGCCTTGAAATTAATAGATTCAGGTGTATTGAAACCAGGAGATTTAGTTAGAGTTATTTCGTATAATTACGCTATAAACAACAATATTCCGTTTAAATTAATACCTTATTGTGCTACTTCTTCATTAGCGAAAGAAGATACTACGTTAAATAGTTATGAATCAAACGGAATTCGTTTTG AATGTGACCAAGCATCTCTTGGTAGACACAGGGTAACTGTTTGTACGTGTAGTGCATGTGGACAgttttttcatatgaaatttcCACGGGGACACTTTTCGCATATTGTTATAGACGAAGCTGCACAAACTAGTGAACCAGACATAATGATTCCTATGTCATTCTTAGATAAAAGTAATGGCCAGGTTATTTTAGCGG TTAATAAGCAGTTTAATAGTTGCGTCAACTGCTCGACCGGAGCCCCCTCGAGGTTACAATTACCCATCACCAAAATTCCAATCGGTTCAACATTCTTTTACATCTGGTCAAATTCAAACACCCACTTACCAATTTCCGACTGGCACTTTCGGAAACGGCGATCtaggaaatga
- the LOC130896499 gene encoding probable RNA helicase armi isoform X1, which translates to MGNYISVLFGYNQYEQELSLENACEILHHVDTNKIEKELSLNIPKNFVSSKVGTITDIEDDQFIIDDTYKFTKTKTNFFIGTKVKFNLFSSDNVFHVSNVETIDEWDLIEAESDSVWTNRIIVCQVLVREGRKLNLTNNITLNLDTTPLEFSPIPGDWLELDVKCIVNEKVLDLSGNIIEINKVSPLRFLIEIGKITCWRGSQGTGTVNNRIYFDKSSLCSGYEPIVGDKVAVKVIESEQQGCHWRATKILPERLTNNHELYEPFKYIPNCKDSYPGLRVSDVDICFEKLWERKIFEINILNSTNNTLMLISVDFIDKTGQCRILNGKKNIEILPESQYNIICECNAKNVGDVKEYYTLDFGNFTLIKYCNITVSIDHSNKKILYEYNVLKPHEESQNEIIKGAVKYINRFKVSIPAYSIPKKLLNTPLNEITECKPCLVRELSYVRYADKFHTLLYLEEIFNLMQIRRYDMNRANFMKNCEYLMLEIDNLSERRPSLIIGDKIIANDTISRNNMDYEGYIHKIGSKHIYLKFNQMFHDSYKGEDYSIKVVPSRSAYRKWHHAVDLAVHNLGKEILFPNKIVEKEKQVDFFYSKSECKREKPVLEWYNKDLNTYQKNAVVNILWGKARPLPYIIYGPPGTGKTVTVIETILQILRLIPSSRILVAAPSNSAADYLALKLIDSGVLKPGDLVRVISYNYAINNNIPFKLIPYCATSSLAKEDTTLNSYESNGIRFECDQASLGRHRVTVCTCSACGQFFHMKFPRGHFSHIVIDEAAQTSEPDIMIPMSFLDKSNGQVILAGDPKQLEPVVLCKESRLYGLCVSYIVRLINKFPYARDLNGFPETFGFDPRLVTKLLYNYRSLPEILNMYNELFYYKELVPMIDDKNSYEAKLLQSIQEILPKNSKNTIPQIVFHGVNGENYQSEDSPSWFNPHEAVQVFYYINELYRLGIKSSSIGIITPYIKQVKEIRNLLTEAEFELPKIATIEEIQGQEFDIVIISIVRSSENVHDIGFITPQRLNVAISRAKCLLIIIGKPNILKNNPYWSFIVNHCFANECYRGCDFYNKR; encoded by the exons atGGGTAACTATATCTCAGTATTATTCGGTTATAATCAATACGAACAAGAATTGAGTTTGGAAAATGCTTGTGAAATTTTACATCATgtagatacaaataaaatagaaaaagaattatctctcaatattccaaaaaactttGTTTCTAGTAAAGTAGGAACAATTACCGATATAGAGGATGATCAATTTATAATAGATGATACTTACAAATTCACAAAAACAAAGACGAACTTTTTTATAGGAACAAAAGTGAAATTTAACTTGTTTTCTTCGGATAACGTGTTTCATGTTTCCAATGTAGAAACAATTGATGAATGGGATCTAATAGAAGCTGAATCGGATTCGGTATGGACTAATAGAATCATTGTTTGTCAAGTTTTAGTACGTGAAGGTAGGAAATTAAATCTTACGAACAATATTACTCTAAATTTAGATACCACACCATTAGAATTCTCACCAATACCAGGCGATTGGTTAGAATTGGACGTAAAATGTATAGTAAATGAAAAAGTTCTTGATTTATCCggaaatataatagaaataaataaagtatCTCCGCttcgatttttaattgaaattggaaaaataacgTGTTGGAGGGGATCTCAAGGAACAGGAACTGTTAATAATAGGatatatttcgataaatcaTCCCTTTGTTCGGGTTATGAACCTATTGTAGGGGATAAAGTAGCCGTTAAAGTTATAGAAAGTGAACAACAAGGATGCCATTGGAGAGCAACTAAAATTTTACCGGAACGTTTAACTAATAATCATGAATTGTATGAACCGTTTAAGTATATACCTAATTGTAAAGATTCTTATCCAGGTTTAAGAGTATCGGATGTTGatatatgttttgaaaaattgtgggaaagaaaaatttttgaaattaacattttgaATAGTACTAATAATACTTTAATGTTAATTTCCgttgattttattgataaaacagGACAGTGTAGAATCTTAAACGGtaagaaaaatatcgaaatattacCTGAGAGTcagtataatataatttgtgaATGCAATGCTAAAAATGTAGGAGACGTTAAAGAATACTACACACTAGATTTTGGTAATTTTACgctaattaaatattgtaacaTAACAGTATCAATAGATCACAGTAATAAAAAGATTCTATACGAATATAACGTGTTAAAACCACATGAAGAATcgcaaaatgaaataataaaagggGCTGTGAAATATATCAATCGTTTCAAAGTTTCTATCCCTGCTTATTCGAtacctaaaaaattattaaatactcCTTTAAACGAGATAACCGAATGCAAACCTTGCCTAGTTCGAGAACTTTCATATGTAAGATACGCAGATAAGTTCCATACTCTAttatatttagaagaaattttcaatttaatgcaAATAAGAAGATACGATATGAATAGGgcgaattttatgaaaaactgcGAATATTTAATGttagaaattgataatttatcagAACGACGACCATCTCTTATTATAGGAGATAAAATAATAGCGAACGATAcaattagtagaaataatatGGATTACGAAggttatatacataaaataggaagcaaacatatttatttaaaattcaatcaaatgtttCACGATAGTTACAAAGGAGAAGATTATTCTATTAAGGTGGTACCATCGAGAAGTGCTTACCGTAAATGGCATCACGCAGTCGATTTAGCCGTACATAATCTCGGAAAGGAAATACTATTTCCTAATAAAATAgtcgaaaaagaaaaacaagtcgattttttttatagtaaatccGAATGTAAACGAGAAAAACCCGTATTAGAATGGTACAATAAAGATTTAAATACGTATCAGAAAAATGctgttgttaatattttatgGGGCAAAGCTAGACCTCTACCTTATATTATATACGGCCCTCCGGGTACTGGGAAAACAGTCACAGTAATAGAaactattttacaaattttgaggttaattcCGTCATCTAGGATACTCGTTGCCGCGCCGTCTAATAGCGCCGCCGATTATTTAGCCTTGAAATTAATAGATTCAGGTGTATTGAAACCAGGAGATTTAGTTAGAGTTATTTCGTATAATTACGCTATAAACAACAATATTCCGTTTAAATTAATACCTTATTGTGCTACTTCTTCATTAGCGAAAGAAGATACTACGTTAAATAGTTATGAATCAAACGGAATTCGTTTTG AATGTGACCAAGCATCTCTTGGTAGACACAGGGTAACTGTTTGTACGTGTAGTGCATGTGGACAgttttttcatatgaaatttcCACGGGGACACTTTTCGCATATTGTTATAGACGAAGCTGCACAAACTAGTGAACCAGACATAATGATTCCTATGTCATTCTTAGATAAAAGTAATGGCCAGGTTATTTTAGCGG GTGACCCCAAGCAGTTAGAGCCAGTAGTTCTTTGTAAAGAATCTCGTTTGTATGGTTTATGTGTATCGTATATAGTTAggttaattaacaaatttcctTATGCACGAGATCTTAACGGTTTTCCAGAAACGTTCGGATTTGATCCGAGACTTGTTACGAAATTATTGTACAACTACAGATCCCTTCCGGAGATCCTAAACATGTACAATGAGCTATTCTATTACAAGGAACTTGTTCCAatg ATTGATGATAAAAATAGCTACGAAGCGAAATTATTACAATCAATACAAGaaattttacctaaaaatagtaaaaacacGATTCCTCAAATTGTTTTTCATGGTGTAAACGGTGAGAATTACCAATCTGAAGATTCGCCATCGTGGTTTAATCCTCACGAAGCAGTTCAAGTGTTTTATTATATCAACGAATTATACCGTCTTGGTATTAAATCGAGCAGTATAGGAATTATTACCCCGTATATCAAACAG GTGAAAGAaattcgaaatctattgacggaAGCAGAATTCGAACTGCCCAAAATTGCTACCATCGAAGAAATACAAGGGCAAGAATTCGACATTGTTATTATATCAATTGTACGTTCATCAGAAAATGTTCACGATATAGGATTCATCACACCCCAAAGATTGAACGTAGCCATATCAAGAGCTAAATGTCTCCTTATTATTATCGGTAAAcccaatattttgaaaaataatccaTATTGGAGTTTTATCGTGAACCACTGCTTTGCTAACGAATGTTATAGAGGCtgtgatttttataataagcgATAA